A region of Trichoplusia ni isolate ovarian cell line Hi5 chromosome 23, tn1, whole genome shotgun sequence DNA encodes the following proteins:
- the LOC113505004 gene encoding 70 kDa peptidyl-prolyl isomerase-like: MVYKDEDGTLMKEISCKVELREVTEEQLISDWSWERLYEAAVHHKERGVELFKQGRAVDAFRRFNKALKMLIATEPLDPAVVSEEVVKDMVNLKVKLYNNLAHCQLQFNEYDATLKLCNKALKFDPENAKALYRRSAAHSGLKMYEEAWTDIQNALRLDPTDKASQRKASSLKPRIEKINKDYTSVIKKMFS; the protein is encoded by the exons ATGGTGTATAAAGATGAGGATGGCACGCTCATGAAGGAGATATCGTGTAAGGTGGAGCTGCGGGAGGTGACTGAGGAGCAGCTGATCAGTGATTGGAGTTGGGAGCGGCTGTATGAGGCGGCTGTACACCACAAG GAGCGTGGTGTGGAGCTGTTCAAGCAAGGGAGGGCTGTGGATGCATTCCGCAGGTTTAACAAGGCCCTGAAGATGCTGATTGCCACTGAGCCACTAGACCCAGCAGTGGTTAGCGAGGAAGTGGTCAAAGATATGGTCAATCTGAAG GTCAAATTGTACAACAACTTAGCACACTGCCAGCTACAGTTCAATGAGTATGATGCTACCTTGAAGCTGTGCAACAAAGCCCTCAAGTTTGACCCCGAGAATGCTAAGGCACTCTACAGGAGGTCAGCCGCACACTCCGGTTTGAAGATGTATGAAGAAGCTTGGACTGACATCCAGAATGCTCTACGTTTAGACCCAACAGACAAAGCATCACAACGAAAGGCAAGCTCACTCAAACCAAGAATTGAAAAGATCAACAAAGATTACACCAGCGTCATCAAGAAAATGTTTAGTTAA